CGCCGGAGTCGGTGGTGGACGCGGTGATGGCGCAGGTGACGCCGCGCACGCGGCTGTTGCTCGTGGACCACATCACCAGCCAGACGGCGCTGGTCATGCCGCTGGCGGAGCTGGTGCGCCGCTTGCGTGAGCAGGGCGTGGAGACGCTGGTGGACGGCGCGCACGGGCCGGGCATGGTGCCGCTGGCGCTCCAGGAGCTGGGCGCGGCGTACTACACGGGCAACTGCCACAAGTGGCTGTGCGCGCCCAAGGGCGCCGCGTTCCTGTACGTGCGCCGCGACCTGCAGCGGGACTTCAAGCCCATGGTGGTGAGCCACGGGCACAACTCGCCGCGCACGGACCGCTCGCGCTTCCGGCTGGAGTTCGACTGGGTGGGCACGGTCGACCCCACGCCCTTCCTGTGCATCCCCACCGTGATCCGCTTCATGGCGGGACTCGTTCCGGGCGGGTGGCCGGAGGTGATGGCGTCCAACCGGGAGAAGGTGCTGGACGCCCGGCGGAGGCTGGACGCGAAGCTGGGCAACGCGACGCCGCTGTGCCCGGAGTCCATGGTGGGCAGCATGGCGTGCGTGGCCCTGCCGGACGGCTTCCCGGAGCGCCCCGAGCCGCCGCTCTACGTGGACCCGCTCCATGTGCGCCTGTTCGAGGAGCACCACATCGAAATCCCCGTCACGGCCTGGCCCCGGGCGCCCAGGCGGCACCTGCGGCTGTCCGCGCAGCTGTACAACACCCCGGCGGACTACGAGGCCCTGGTGCGTGCTTTGGAAGCGCTGCTGCGTTGAGTAGTGTTCGCGGAATGCCTCGCTTCGCATCCATCGATATCGGGACCAACTCCGTGCTGCTGCTGGTGGCGGACCGCCAGCCGGACGGCCGCTTCCAGGCCGTGGTGGAGCGCGCCGAAATCACCCGCCTGGGCCGGGGCGTGGACACCCACCGCGTGCTGTCCTCCGAAGGCATGGAGGCCACGCTCTCCGTGCTGGTGGCCTTCGCCAACGAGGCCCGGGAGCTGGGCGCGGAAGCCATCGCCGTGTCCGCCACCAGCGCCGCGCGCGACGCGACGAACGGCGCGGACTTCATCGCCCAGGCCAAGGCCCGCGCGGACGTGACGGTGGAGATCATCCCCGGGGAGATGGAGGCGCAGCTGTCCTTCGCCGCGGTGGCGCAGGACTTCTCCAGCGAGGCCGCGGGGCCGCTGCTGGTGGTGGACATTGGCGGTGGGTCCACGGAGCTCATCTACGGCAGCGACGCCGACACGGTGGCCTTCCGCCACAGCTTCGACGTGGGCGCCGTGCGGCTCACGGAGCGCTACGTGCGCACCGACCCGCTGTCCCCCGACGAGCGCGGCGCCATCGAGGCGCACCTGCGCGACACCTTCTCCGCCCTGCCCTCGCCTCCCCCCGGCGCCATGCTGGTGGGCGTGGCCGGCACGGTGACGACGCTGTACGCCGTGCAGCACCAGATGGCGACCTACGACGCGGAAGCGGTCCATGGCGGCACGCTGTCCCGGGGCGAACTGGACGCGCTCACGGACCGGCTGTGCGCCATGCCCCTGGACGCGCGGCGGACGCTGCCCGGGCTCCAGCCCAAGCGCGCGGACGTCATCCCCGCGGGCGCCCTCATCCTGCGTGAAGTGGTGAAGGCGCTGGGCCTGGATGCGTGCCGCGTGAGCGACCGCGGCCTGCGCTGGGGCCTCCTGGCACACCGCTTCGGCTCCGGCTCCTCCCGCTCATGAACGCCTCCTCCCCCGTCGCTCCGTCCAGCTCGCACGCCACGCAGTCCGTGCGCGCGGGCTACGCGCTGTTCATCCTCACGCTGATCAACCTGGTCAACTACCTCGACCGGTACATCATCGCCGTCGCGCTGCCGGAGATTCAGAAGGACTTCGGCATCAACGACGCGCAGTCCGGCCTGCTGGGCACCGTCTTCATCATCGTGTTCATGCTGGCGTCGCCCCTGGGCGGCTTCCTGGGGGACCGCATCCCCCGCCGGCTCCTGGTCGCGGGGGGCGTCATCCTGTGGAGCCTGGCCACGGGGGCCAGCGGCCTGGCGTCCAGCTTCACGGCGCTGCTGCTGGCGCGCGCGGTGATTGGCATTGGCGAGGCGGGCTATGGCGCGGTGGCGCCGTCCATCATCTCCGACCTGTATCCGCGCGAGCAGCGCACGCGGATGCTGTCGTACTTCTACATCGCCATCCCGGTGGGCTCCGCCATGGGCTACGGCCTGGGCGGGTGGCTGACGCAGACGTATTCGTGGCACGCGGCGTTCTTCGCGGGCGGCGTGCCGGGGCTGGTGCTGGGCACCATGGCGTTCTTCATGCCGGAGCCCCAGCGCGGCGCCATGGACGGGCCGGACGCGGCGGTGAAGCTGCCGTTCATGGAGGGCCTCAAGGGGCTGGGCCGCAACATGGCCTTCTGGGCCACGACGGCGGGCTACACGCTGATGACGTTCTCCATTGGCGGCCTGGCGTTCTGGATGCCCACGTACCTGGTGCGTGAGCGGCACCTGTGGCTGGAGCACCCGGGCCGCGTGGGCCTGGTGTTCGGCGCCATCACGGCGGTGGCGGGCCTCACCGGCACCGTGGCCGGTGGATGGCTGGGCGACAAGATGGACCGCAAGCGCGCGGGTGGCGGCTTGTGGCTGTCCGGCATCGGCCTGGTGCTCGCGGCGCCGTGCATGTACCTGGCGGTGAACCTGCAGGACACGACGCTGACGTTCGCGGCCATTGGCGTGGCGCAGTTCCTCATCTTCCTCAACAGCGGCCCCATCAACGCGGCCATCGTCAACTGCGTGCCGCCCGCGTTCCGCGCCTTCGCCATGGGCCTCAACGTGCTGTGCATCCACATGCTGGGCGACGCCATCTCGCCCACGCTCATCGGGCAGATCGCCGACATGTCCAGCCTCCACACCGCCATCGCCATCAACGCGGTGCCGGTGCTGCTGGGCGGCCTGGCGCTCCTCGTGGGCTCGAGGCTGTTCCGGGACGCGGTGCCCCGCGCGCAGCAGGGCTAGCGCCCAGGTTGAAACGCCCGGGCTTGGAATGCATCCGAGCCCTGTTCAACGGCGTGGGCAGGTTCACTGCCCGCCAGCGCATGAAGCGGAGGCGTTCGTGGCGGTCGCGCATTCACACCCGGTACACGGCTGGGAGACGCCATCGAGCACCCTGGTCGTCGCCTGCGGCCACGCCCAGCAGGCGCCCTCCCCCCACGCCTCCTCGCATCCGCAGGCCGTGCTCGCGCTCTACACGGGGGGCCGGGCGGTCATCGACCAGCGCACCCGGCTGACGGTGTCCGCGGGCGACGTGATGCTCATCCCCGCCGGTGAGAAGCACCGCACGGTGGCGGCCGAGCGGGCGGAGGTCTGGGGGCTCGGGTTCCATCCGTCCGCCTTCACGCACACGGAGGTGGGGCCCCTGCTGGAGCCCTTCGAGCGCGTGCGCCAGGGCGCCGCCGCCGTCGTGCCGATTCCGTCCGGGCGCCAGGAGCACCTGGTGCGGCTGTTGTCGGAGCTGCACGCGGAGACGCGCGCACCGCACCGCGCGCTGGGGGAGCAGGTGACGCGCAGCCTCTTCTCCCTGGTGCTCGCGGAGGTGGGCCGCTCCAGCACGTGGACGCCGGTGGAGTCGCGGGCGTCGCTCGCGGGGGACGCGCTCACGTTCATTGAACGGCACTGCCTGGAGCCCATCTCGCTGCGCGAGGTGGCCGCCGCCGTGGGCCGTTCCCCCGCGCACGTCACCACCGCGCTGAAGCAGGCCACGGGCCGCAGCGTGGTGGAGTGGATCATCTCCGGACGGATGGCGGAGGCGCGGCGGCGGCTGATGTCCACGGACGAGCGCGTGGACATCATCGCGGAGCGCGTGGGCTACGCGGACCCCACGCACTTCATCCGCCTGTTCCGGCGCGCGGAGGGGCTCACGCCCGCCGCGTGGCGCAAGCAGCACCGCGCGCCGTCCGCGCACTGACGGGCTTCAGTGCCCCTTCTGCCGTGAGGGGGCGGGCTTCCCCGTCACCTCCGTGTAGCGGCGGTCCGCGTCCTCCAGGATGAGGGCGTGGTTCATCATCGCCGCGGCGATGGTGCCCGCGCTGGCCGCCGCGATGGCCGCCTGCATCGGCGTGGTCATGTCGCCCACCGCGACGACGCCGGGCACGGACGTCTCGCCCGTGGGGCCCACCTTCACGTAGCCCAGGTCATCCAGCTCCAGCCCCAGCCGCGTCACCAGGTCGTGCTGCTTCTGCGGCGGCGCGGAGAACATCACGCTCCGGGCGATGCGCGTCCCGTCCTCCAGCTCCACCTCCGCCAGGCGCCCGTCCTTGCCATGCAGCGCGCGGATCCTCCGCTCCTCCAGCGGGATGCCCAGGGCCTGGAGCCGCTCACGCTGCTCCGCGGGCACCTCGAAGGCGCCGTGGGTGAAGACGATGAGGTCCCTGGACCAGTTCTGGATGATGGGGGCGCCGTCCAGGTACTGCGGGTTCTTCGCCAGCATGGCGAACGGTTGGTCCTTGATCTCCCAGCCGTGACAGTAGGGACACTGGAAGATGCTGGGCCCCCACAGCTCCTTGTAGCCGGGGATGTCCATCATGACGTCCACCACGCCCATCGCCAGCAGCAGGCGCCGGGCCTCCACAGACGTGCCGTCGCCCAGGGCCACGCGGAAGCCGCCCTCGTGCTTCTCCACGGAGCCCACGCGCGTGTCGCGCACCTCCACGTTGGGATAGGCCTTCAGCTGCTCGCGGCTGATGCGCCGGAACTCCGGTGGCGGGATGCCGTCGCGCGAACCGAAGCCGTGCATGTGCTCCGCCGCCGCGTTGCGCGGCGTGCCCGCGTCACAGAGCAGCACCTTCTTGCGCCCGCGCCCCAGGTACAGCGCGGCGTTGAGCCCGCCCGGGCCGCCTCCCACGATGACCACGTCGTATGCCGCCATTGCCCTGCTCCTCGTGTTGATTCCCTTGGAGAGGGAACCTAACGACCGGGCCAGGTCCAACAGGAGGGCGGGCCTTTCGACGGCATCGGCGGATCTTCCGGTCCGCCCGCGCCCTCCGCTACCGGGCGACGGACGCGTCGAGCTTCGGCCGGTACTCCTCCGCCAGTTGCTCCACCTCGCCCGCCAGCCGCTCCCCTTCCGCGAGCAGCCGGGCCTTCAGGCGCTTCCGGTTGCCCAGCGTGAAGAACAGCTCCAGGTCATGCCGGGTGGCGTCCCAGCGCTCCGCGAAGGACAGCGTGAACAGCGCCAGCGGCGGGATGCCCACGAAGGTCCCCAGCCCCCACGCCCACCCGCCCCACACCGCCGCGACCGCCGTCAGGCCCCACCACCACACGATGGACACCACCACCGCGGTGAGGAACTTCACCGTGGCCTGGATGTCCAGCTCCGCCCTGCGCGCCGCCATCCGGGGCAGCGGATACGGAAGCGCGAACACCGCCAGCCCCAGCGCGAACAGCGGCAGCCCGAACACGAGCCGCGCCAGCGTCTTCACCGCGAACGGCACCACGTTGCCCGGGCGGTACTGCACGGACAGCTCCTCCGGCCGCGTGGCCTGCACCAGCGACATCCGGTGGCCGAACGAGGACAGGTGCTGATGCAGGCGCGCGTAGCGCTCCGGCTCCTGCGTCCGGAACAGCCGCACCCCGCGCGCCCACAGCCGCAGCCGCTCCGCGTCCAGCGCGCCGCCCTGGCGGAAGGCGTAGAGCTGCTCCGCCACCTGCACCACCGGCAGGTCCGCCCACTGCTCCAGGTTCAACGTCACCGAGCGCAGGCCCTCCGCCACCCGCTCCGTCAGCGCGCGCACCGAGTCCTGCTCCGACGCCGCGTCCTTCGGAAGGAAGGCCGTCACGTCGATGGGCGCTCCCTGGTCGATGAGCACCTCGCTGCGAAAGACGTTCTTCTCCGCGTAGGTGAGCCCCACCGGGACGATGCGCACCGGGGCGCCCTCGCGCGCGGCGTTGAGCGCAATGCGCGCCGCCCCCGTCTTCAGCTCCGCCAGCTCCGGCTCCGAGTGGCTCTTGCCCTCCGGGAAGATGGTGATGGCCCGCCCCTGCACGAGCGCGCCCTTCGCCGCCTCCAGCGTGCCCTCGTTGCGCCCCATCTGCGTCGGGTCGTCCTGCTTGCGATACACCGGCAGCGCGTCCAGCCCCTTCAACAGCCAGCCGATGACGGGCAGCTTGAACAGCGGCGCCTTGGCCATGAACGTCACCTGGCGCCGCGTGAGGATGAACACCAACGCCGGGTCGATGAGCCCGTTCGGATGGTTGCCCACGAAGAGCACCGGCCCGGAGGGCGCCTCGCCCGGGGCATTCACCTTCACCCGGTAGAAGAGCCGCAGCGCCAGCGCCACCACCGCCCGCACACACGCGTAGAACACACCGCGACTGTATACCGGCGACCCACCCCGGGCCCGCCCGCGCTCCGGACACTGTCACCGCCGGGGGTGGGGAAGCCCCGCTTCCCCGACAGTCCGACGGATTCAGCCACTACAGAACAATCCGTTATGGCGGCGATCCACGCGACCGCGCTCGCGACACACCAGAGGAGAGCGGACATGGAAAGTGGACCGCCGCGTCCCGCGTCCGTGGTCACTCACGGACCCCACAAGGCACGGCAGTCCCCGCCCCCCTCCTGTGCTCGCACGGGAGGGGGGTTGTTCGCTCGTGGGGAAGTGCGTCGAAGCCGCTCAGCGCGGCTTGAGCGTGACCTGCGTGTCCGCGACGGTGCGGCCCTGCGCGTCCGTGAAGCGCGCGCGCACCGGCACGGGGCCCGTGAGCCATCCGCCCTGCACGGGCGTGCTGAAGGGCAGCGTGACGTCCACGCCCGCGGCGACCTCCGGGGCCGGCCCCTCGCTCGGGAAGAAGCGCAGCGGCTCGCCTCCGGAGGGCAGCCCCTCCAGCGACAGGCGCACACGCTCCGGCGCGGTGTAGCTGAACTGCACCGCGTTGCCCTCCGCGCACGTCAGCGTCCCACCGGGGCGGGCCTCCGCCAGCACCGTGCCCTCGGGTGAGACGCAGAAGGCGCGCACGCCCCAGGCCCCTTCGCCCGGCGCGGACGAGCGCGCCTGCCACTCCGGCACGTCCTGTTGCCCGGGCCGCTCCATCGACGGCGCCACGACGACCAGCGCCACGGTCGCGGCGGCGGCGCTCAGCGCCAGGGGCATGAAGAGCGGGGACGCGAACCACCTCCCGCGCTCGGGCGCGGCCACCGCGCGCGCGGGGGCGGGTTGGAGCCTGGCGAACAGCGCCTGCTCCAGGAGCGCGCTCCGGGACTGGGGCAGCGCCCGCCGCTCCAGCACCGACTCCACGCGCGTCAGCCGCGTGTACGTCTCCTGACACCCGGGACAGGTGGCCAGGTGCGCGCGCAGGCGCTCGAAGCCGTCCGCGTCCAGCCCGTCGCGGCCCTTCTCGAAGAGCGCGGCCATGGCCTGCTTCGCCCGGCGGTCGTCACATCCCCTCATCGCGCACCCCGCCTCTTGAAGAAGCTCCAGCCCTGCGTCTCCAGGTCCTCGAGGTACCCCTTCGACTGGAGGAACCCCAGCAACCGGGACTTCAACCCGAACTCGCGCCGCCGCACCTGGATGCGCGTGAGCCCCAGCGCCGTGGCGGCCTCCTCCTGGGGAAGGCCTTCACCGAAGCGCAGCTCGAACAGCCGGTGTTCCTCGCGCGACAGGCCGCCCTTGAACGCCGCGAGCAGCGCCTCCACCTCGCGGTCCTCCAACAGCTCGTCCAGCCCGCCCTCCTCGGAGGAGGACTCGGTGAGCCCCTCGAAGGCCTCGTCGCGGCCCACCATCTCGCGCTCGCGCGACTGCTCCAGCAGCACGTTGCGCGCGATGCCCATCAGGAAGTGGGCATAGGGACGCGTGCCGTTGTAGGCGGCGCGCGTGCGCGGCTCGAAGGCGCGGGCGAAGGTCTCCAACAGCGTGTTCTCCAACTCCATCGCGTTCCTCAGACGGGTGAAGGCTCCCCGCCATGCGGCCGCCTTGAGCAGGCGAGCGAGCGGCTCCGCGTGCGCGCGATACACTTCCGCCAGCACCTCCGGGGTGCCTTCGCGAAAACGGCGCAACGTGTCGTCATCCCACTCCATCCCTCAAGGGCTTACCGCGACCGTCGCGGTCCCGTCATCTGCGTGTTGTCGCGAGCGCCGTCCGGTGGATTGTCGGTTGCGCCCCGTGGCATTCTTTCGCACAGCGCATCGCGCAAACCCTTGATGCCTATGCCCCCTCACAGGCCCCTGGTCCTGGGTGTTCTTTTCCTCCTGGCCGGAACCGCCGCGAGCGCCGCGCCGGAGCAGGTGCATTACGCCCTCATCGTGGCCAGCAACACGGGCATCGGAGCGTCCCAGGCCCCCCTGCGCTACGCGGACGACGACGGCGCCCGGTACTACGAGCTGTTCGCGCCCCGCTCGCGCGAGGTGGTGCTGCTGAGCGTGCTGGACGCGGAGACCCAGGCCCTGCACCCGGGGCTCGCCGCGAAGACGCGCCCGCCCACGCACCCCGCGCTGGCGTCCGCGCTCGCCCGCCTGAACACCCGCATGGCGGAGGACCGGGCGAAGGGCGCCGTGCCGGTGCTGACCTTCGTGTTCGTGGGCCACGGCAAGCGCGGCGCCGCGGGCGAGGGCTCCGTGAGCCTGCTCGACGGCCCCCTGACGCGCACGGAGCTCTACGAGCGCGTGGTGGCGCCCAGCAAGGCGTCCTTCCTCCAGCTCATCGTGGACGCGTGTGATTCGTACTTCTTCGTGCACTCGCGCGGCGCGCTGCCGGTGGGCCCCGCGTACGTGGACGCGGTGAAGGGGCTTCTGGGCAACCGCGAGCTGGAGCGCTTCCCGCAGGTGGGCGTGGTGCTGTCCACGGCCTCGGAGCAGGAGAGCCAGGAGTGGAGCGCCATCCGCTCCGGCGTCTTCAGCCACATGGTGCGCTCGGCGCTGTCGGGCGCGGGGGACGTCAACGGGGACGGCAAGGTGGACTACGCGGAGCTGCGGGCCTTCGTGGCCGCCGCCAGCCAGGGCACGAACGACGTGCGGGGCCAGCCGAACGTGTTCATCCAGCCGCCCGCGCTCAATCGCGCGTTCGCGCTGACGGACCTGGGGGACGCCGCGTCGCTGGGCTATCTGATGGTGCCCACGGGCCTGGCGGGCCGGCTGTGGGTGGAGGACTCGCGCGGCCTCCGCGTGGTGGAGCTGCACAAGGAGCGCGAGCGTCCGCTGGTGGTGGCCCTGCCCGTGGGCCGCGGCTACTACCTGCGGGGCAGCGGACGGGAGGCGCCCTTCGCCATCAGCCGCGCGTCGGAGGTGGTGGACGCGGGCGGCCTGCCCTGGCACGACGCCAGCGTGGCGGCCCGGGGCGCGGTGCAGGACGCGATGCGCGACAAGCTCTTCTCCGTGCCCTTCGGGCCGCGCTTCTACCGGGGCTACATGGCGAGCCTCGGCATCACGCCGTCGTCGGACGAGGCCGACGCCGCGCTGGTGCCCTGAGCCCGCCATGAGCCTGCCCGCATCCCTGCTGTGGATGGTGCTGCGCATGTCGGCGCCCTGTGACGCGGACACGCGCGTGGTGCTCATGCCCTTCGAAAGGCTGGCGCTGCCGTCCACGGACGCGCGCGAGCTGGAGGACGCCACGCGGCGCGCGGTGGCCGCGTTGCCGGACGCGTGCCTGGAGTCGCGCGAGGACACGATGGCGCGGCTGCGCGGGTCGGGCGCCGTGCTGGCGGCGTGTGGCGACGCGGCGTGCCGGAGCGCGCAGGCCTCGGCGCTGGGCGTGCGCCGGATGGTGCGGGGCGTGGCGCTGGGCGTGGGAGGCAAGCGCAGCGTGGCGCTCACGGTGACGGACGCACGAGGCCCGGAGACGCGAGCGCAGTTCGAGGCCCCCGCCACGACGCCGGGCGAGGCCGACGCGCGCGCGCGGCATGCGCTCCAGCAGGTGTGGTCGCCGCTGGTGACGACGCCGTCCGCGCGGCAGCCCCAGGGTTCGCGAATGCTGCCCAGGGTGTTGTGGGGCGTGGGCGGCGCGGCGCTCCTCGCGGGCGTGGGCTTCGGGCTGGCGGCGCGGAGCACGGAGTCGAAGGTGTCGAAGAATGGCGGCGAGTGCGTCGCGGCCGGCGAAGCCTTCGCGGACTGCTTCGCGTCGCGGCTGCGCACGGGCCGCAATCAGGCGCGGACGTCCAACGTGCTGCTGGGCGCGGGGGCGCTGCTCGGCGTCGGCGGCGCGGTGTCCTTCATCTGGGAGCTGCCATGAGGAAACTGCTCGCCGCGCTGACGGGTGCGGTCGTCCTCACGATGGGGGCATGCACGTTCGCGCCGGACCTGTCGCGCTTCGCCGCGTGCGACGCGGCGGGAGGCTGTCCCTCCGGCACGTCGTGCCTCCCGTCGGAGAACCGCTGTCTGCCGGCCTGTGGCGAGGGCGGCCCCTGCGACGACGAGCCCGAGCCCGTGGAGCCTCCGGACGCGGGCATGGACGTGGACGCGGGCACGGGCACGGACGTGGATGCCGGAGCCGAGGATGCCGGAGCCACGGACGAGGATGCCGGCGTCACGGACGCGGGCGGCAGTGACGCGGGCCCGGCCGCGCTCGCGCTGGAACCCCTCCTGCCGGAGGCCATCGAGTCCACTCCCTATTCGGGACAGCTCCAGGCCCGGGGCGGCACCCCGCCGTACACGTTCAACGCCACCGGCGCGCTGCCCGCGGGCATCCTGCTCGACACCGAAGGCCGCCTCACCGGCGCGCCCAAGCAGGCCGGGGACCAGGTCCTCCCGGTGGAGGTGACCGACCTGAGCACTCCGACGAAGCGAGCCAGCGGCAGCCTGACGCTGCACGTGCGTCCGCTGCTGCGGGTCGCGGGGCCGGAGCCGCTGGCGGACGCCGTCAACAATCGCGCCTACACCGAGCGCGTCTCCGCCACCGGCGGCAAGCGGCCGTACACCTTCGCGCTCGCGCAGGGGCAGGCGCTGCCGGCGGGACTGACGCTCGCGGCGGACGGCCTCATCACCGGCTCCACGACCCAGGCCGGGAAGACGACGTTCACGGTGGCCGTGACGGACAGCGACACGCCGCCCCAGTCCACCACCGGCTCGCTCTCCATCACGCTCACGAGCGCTCCAGGCACCATCACGCTGATGTCGAAGGCCGTGCCCAAGGGCCGCGTGGGCTCTGACTACAGCTACACCGTGCGCACCAGCGGCACGGGCAACTGGAGCGTGAAGAGCGGAGCGCTGCCGCCGGGCATCCTCCTGGACACGAAGGACGGCATCCTCTCCGGCAAGCCCACGAGCCCGGGCGACTTCACCTTCAGCCTCGGCGTCGCCGACCTGCTGTTCTCCGACGAGCGCTTCTACACGCTGCACGTCGACTGAGGCGCGGGCCTCACGGGTAGCGGTCCACCACCTGGATGACGCCGGTGTTGTCCTGCACCACGGAGAAGCCCTTCATCGGGCTGGGGTACGCGATGAGCCCCTCGCCGTCCTTGTCCCAGCGCGTGTCCAGCAGCACGCCGCAGAAGGGCACGGACGTGGCGCCGCTCTCCGGGGTGAAGATGCGGTCATACCGGCCGAACACGCGGTGCTTCGTCACGTAGAGCCGCCCGCCGATGCGCGCCCCCGGCAGCTTCGCCTCCCCTTCCGCCTGCGGCAGCGCGATGACGAAGCTGTAGTTGTACCGGGCCGGCCCCGGGTGGTCCTGGATGCTGTCCACGATGACGGGGATGCGGTCCCCCACCTTCAGCCCCAGCCGCTCCATCTGGAGCTGCGCGCCGCGAGGACACGTGCCCTCTGGCGGCATCCACGCGGGGCGCGGCGCCTTCGCGGCCGTGTCCGGCCCGTGCTGACACGCGAGCGCGAACACGCCCAGCAGGGCCAGGCCCCCAACCACTCCACGGCGCGCACGGTGGGTCCGCATGGACGAAGGCCTCCGGTCAGAACGTCCCGATGCTGAAGTGGAACTGCGTGGGCGCTTCATTGAGCGCTTCGTCGCGGTCCAGGTTGAAGCCCACGTCGAAGGCCAGCGGGCCCACGGGCGTCACGTAGCGCAGGCCCACGCCCGCCGCGTAGCGCAGCACGCCCGGGTCGAACAGCGTGCGGTCCTGCCACAGGTTGCCTGCCTCGAAGAAGAGCCCCAGGTCCACCGCGGCGATGGCCGGCACGCGCAGCTCCGCCTTGGCCAGCGTGAAGAGCTCACCGCCCTGGCTCGCGGGCACCTGTCCGGCGAGCACCGCCTTCAAGTCATCCGGGCAGCCCGCGGGGGAAATCACCGCGCGGCACGCGGCCAGCCGCTGGTGCAGCCCCTCGCGCACGTCCTGCGGCAGCACGCCGTCCTCGCGGAAGCCCCGGAGGCTGGAGGAGCCGCCCAGGTAGAACAGCTTGGACCCGATGTTCTGCGCCCCCTGCGTCAGCGGCACGATGGTGCCCGCGCGCGCGCTCACCGCCACGCTCGCGCGGCGGCCCAGCGGCGCGTACGCGCTCACGCTGCCGGACAGCTTCACGCCGTCGATGGGGAACTCCGGCACGCGGTTGCCCGCGACGTCCGTGGGGTGGACGCTGATGCCGCGCATGAACTCCACGCTGGTGCTGAGCACCATGCCGCGCCGGGGGTTCGCCGGGTCGTCGCGGAAGTCCAACGTCATGGACGGCCGCAGCGAGTGCAGCGCGAAGTCGCCGTACGGGTAGCGCAGGCGCTCCTGGTCCGCGCGATTGATCAGCTCCAGCACGCCCCCGC
The sequence above is drawn from the Corallococcus sp. NCRR genome and encodes:
- a CDS encoding NAD(P)/FAD-dependent oxidoreductase gives rise to the protein MAAYDVVIVGGGPGGLNAALYLGRGRKKVLLCDAGTPRNAAAEHMHGFGSRDGIPPPEFRRISREQLKAYPNVEVRDTRVGSVEKHEGGFRVALGDGTSVEARRLLLAMGVVDVMMDIPGYKELWGPSIFQCPYCHGWEIKDQPFAMLAKNPQYLDGAPIIQNWSRDLIVFTHGAFEVPAEQRERLQALGIPLEERRIRALHGKDGRLAEVELEDGTRIARSVMFSAPPQKQHDLVTRLGLELDDLGYVKVGPTGETSVPGVVAVGDMTTPMQAAIAAASAGTIAAAMMNHALILEDADRRYTEVTGKPAPSRQKGH
- a CDS encoding spinster family MFS transporter produces the protein MNASSPVAPSSSHATQSVRAGYALFILTLINLVNYLDRYIIAVALPEIQKDFGINDAQSGLLGTVFIIVFMLASPLGGFLGDRIPRRLLVAGGVILWSLATGASGLASSFTALLLARAVIGIGEAGYGAVAPSIISDLYPREQRTRMLSYFYIAIPVGSAMGYGLGGWLTQTYSWHAAFFAGGVPGLVLGTMAFFMPEPQRGAMDGPDAAVKLPFMEGLKGLGRNMAFWATTAGYTLMTFSIGGLAFWMPTYLVRERHLWLEHPGRVGLVFGAITAVAGLTGTVAGGWLGDKMDRKRAGGGLWLSGIGLVLAAPCMYLAVNLQDTTLTFAAIGVAQFLIFLNSGPINAAIVNCVPPAFRAFAMGLNVLCIHMLGDAISPTLIGQIADMSSLHTAIAINAVPVLLGGLALLVGSRLFRDAVPRAQQG
- a CDS encoding Ppx/GppA phosphatase family protein, coding for MPRFASIDIGTNSVLLLVADRQPDGRFQAVVERAEITRLGRGVDTHRVLSSEGMEATLSVLVAFANEARELGAEAIAVSATSAARDATNGADFIAQAKARADVTVEIIPGEMEAQLSFAAVAQDFSSEAAGPLLVVDIGGGSTELIYGSDADTVAFRHSFDVGAVRLTERYVRTDPLSPDERGAIEAHLRDTFSALPSPPPGAMLVGVAGTVTTLYAVQHQMATYDAEAVHGGTLSRGELDALTDRLCAMPLDARRTLPGLQPKRADVIPAGALILREVVKALGLDACRVSDRGLRWGLLAHRFGSGSSRS
- a CDS encoding aminotransferase class V-fold PLP-dependent enzyme, with the protein product MSAPLPAHKTHWGLDPQVVFLNHGSFGACPRPVLQHQSELRARLESEPVRFLARELEPLLNEARAALGAFVGADPDDLAFVPNATTGVNTVLRNLRFQPGDELLTTDNEYNASKNALDVVAAEKGVKVVVAKLPWPVTSPESVVDAVMAQVTPRTRLLLVDHITSQTALVMPLAELVRRLREQGVETLVDGAHGPGMVPLALQELGAAYYTGNCHKWLCAPKGAAFLYVRRDLQRDFKPMVVSHGHNSPRTDRSRFRLEFDWVGTVDPTPFLCIPTVIRFMAGLVPGGWPEVMASNREKVLDARRRLDAKLGNATPLCPESMVGSMACVALPDGFPERPEPPLYVDPLHVRLFEEHHIEIPVTAWPRAPRRHLRLSAQLYNTPADYEALVRALEALLR
- a CDS encoding lysophospholipid acyltransferase family protein, with translation MFYACVRAVVALALRLFYRVKVNAPGEAPSGPVLFVGNHPNGLIDPALVFILTRRQVTFMAKAPLFKLPVIGWLLKGLDALPVYRKQDDPTQMGRNEGTLEAAKGALVQGRAITIFPEGKSHSEPELAELKTGAARIALNAAREGAPVRIVPVGLTYAEKNVFRSEVLIDQGAPIDVTAFLPKDAASEQDSVRALTERVAEGLRSVTLNLEQWADLPVVQVAEQLYAFRQGGALDAERLRLWARGVRLFRTQEPERYARLHQHLSSFGHRMSLVQATRPEELSVQYRPGNVVPFAVKTLARLVFGLPLFALGLAVFALPYPLPRMAARRAELDIQATVKFLTAVVVSIVWWWGLTAVAAVWGGWAWGLGTFVGIPPLALFTLSFAERWDATRHDLELFFTLGNRKRLKARLLAEGERLAGEVEQLAEEYRPKLDASVAR
- a CDS encoding RNA polymerase sigma factor, yielding MRRFREGTPEVLAEVYRAHAEPLARLLKAAAWRGAFTRLRNAMELENTLLETFARAFEPRTRAAYNGTRPYAHFLMGIARNVLLEQSREREMVGRDEAFEGLTESSSEEGGLDELLEDREVEALLAAFKGGLSREEHRLFELRFGEGLPQEEAATALGLTRIQVRRREFGLKSRLLGFLQSKGYLEDLETQGWSFFKRRGAR
- a CDS encoding Ig domain-containing protein, encoding MRKLLAALTGAVVLTMGACTFAPDLSRFAACDAAGGCPSGTSCLPSENRCLPACGEGGPCDDEPEPVEPPDAGMDVDAGTGTDVDAGAEDAGATDEDAGVTDAGGSDAGPAALALEPLLPEAIESTPYSGQLQARGGTPPYTFNATGALPAGILLDTEGRLTGAPKQAGDQVLPVEVTDLSTPTKRASGSLTLHVRPLLRVAGPEPLADAVNNRAYTERVSATGGKRPYTFALAQGQALPAGLTLAADGLITGSTTQAGKTTFTVAVTDSDTPPQSTTGSLSITLTSAPGTITLMSKAVPKGRVGSDYSYTVRTSGTGNWSVKSGALPPGILLDTKDGILSGKPTSPGDFTFSLGVADLLFSDERFYTLHVD
- a CDS encoding AraC family transcriptional regulator — protein: MAVAHSHPVHGWETPSSTLVVACGHAQQAPSPHASSHPQAVLALYTGGRAVIDQRTRLTVSAGDVMLIPAGEKHRTVAAERAEVWGLGFHPSAFTHTEVGPLLEPFERVRQGAAAVVPIPSGRQEHLVRLLSELHAETRAPHRALGEQVTRSLFSLVLAEVGRSSTWTPVESRASLAGDALTFIERHCLEPISLREVAAAVGRSPAHVTTALKQATGRSVVEWIISGRMAEARRRLMSTDERVDIIAERVGYADPTHFIRLFRRAEGLTPAAWRKQHRAPSAH